TGGTTTAAAATGTCCATGTTGGTTTCTGCACCTTATATTCTTTTCGACATTTCCCTATTCcacattgtttttaaattttctgcACTATCCCAACTATTTGGCTTTCTGATTTGGCTTCATGTTTTCAGCCCACGGAGTTTTCAATCCCTGCGCTCCTCTCTTTTCCCTCTGAAAATCGCGGTTTCATTTCAATCATCTTCACCCAAACGTTTATTGCCCCTCACTGCAACTCCTTTGAGATCTCTCTCGCTGAGCGGTTCGTGTCCAATCCAACAAATCAAAACTCCTTGTGGTGAGTAAAACAAGTTTTActatctctctctcgctctctcattGCTCATTGGGTGGCTTCTTGGGTGTTGTTGATCATAATCTGTTTCAATTGTCCCTGTGAGAGCAATATCATTTTTGTCAAAAGAAGTTTTCCAATGTTGTATGCATTAACTTTGATGTTAGACCCAATTCACTAAtttgtttgttgatgcacaaataCATGATACATCTACTCTTTCAAACTTAGGATAGGATAACTTATCAAAGTAACGGTACTGTTTACAAATAATAGCAACCACAAGTAACGGCAGCATGAATTTAGAAGCGATGTATGCAGAGAACCCCATATAGTTGTTCAAGGATATGTGACATATGCCAATGTAACTCCGAAACTGCTTAAACTAATTTAACTGATCTTGCTAGGGTTTCTTCCTTAACATTGGGTGATTGTTTCAGGTAGAGGATTTGTCTGCTAGGCAAGTATATGAGAAAGTTCTGAAGGCTGTGCAACCTTGAATCTTTACAGTTCAAATGTCAGCTCTAATGAATGTCATCAGTCGACGTGTATGTTACCCTGGACATCAGCGGTACAAATTTTTCTTGTGTTAGTTGTGATTGTTGTGGTGCAATATGGAATTTCAATTGTACAATCCCTGTATCTTTTAATGATTTGGTTGAATATATGCACCTTTTTCTATATCCGTTATAATCCACTCTCTCTTCTTTCACCTCTATGAAAGATGTCAGCAATATGATAAATAAGATCAGTGTCAATTTTTGCGCAAGTAGGGAAGGGTCACGAAATGTGATTCCTCGTGGCAGTCAATCGCGTAAACGCTGCCCAAGATCCAAACAAGATTAGTGTAAACTTTTGTTTACGACAAGTAGGGTTAGGCATACGGATGGTGTAACTGTGAGCAATCTCCTTGATGAATAGAAACAAGTTTGATGAATGCATCTAATTACACTACTTTCAAGTACACtaacaatattgtactaatgaaTCCTAGTTATTCagtctaaaatatttcaattgaagtagtttgtcatactaattaatatttaagataaaatttataaataattttcttctaaaaataaagtatataacacaaaatcttcaaaaacaaaataaagtatttattttgtagtcataagcccaaaaaaaaaaaaaaaaaaacttgtgcgACGTAGGTACATGCGTCGCACAAAGATATTTTGCGCAACGCAGGTGTatctacgtcgcgcaaagctatTTTGCGCGAAGCatgtacctacgtcgcgcaagtttttttttttggcttatgagtacaaaataaatactttattttgtttttgaagattttgtgttttataatttatgtTGAATGTATTCTGGTATATGAAATCTACTTGCAAATATTTGTTTTAAGTAAGATGTGTTAAGCTCGACTCTTGTTGATGACCAATTAGAACTTTTTCACGTCATCGAAATATTACTCTTTCAAGTAGCATCATCTCAAATCTCTTAGCCTCTCCTCTATTTCCTCCTTCAAGAGGTTCTTATTCCATGCCTTTGTTTGACCGGCCTTCACAAACCTCCTAACATTCTACTCCAAGCACTAAACAGTATTACTAATAACGAAAACTTGAATCGGATACACTACTAATTAAGGCAATCTCCAACTATGGAGGGCTACATAGGcctcaaaaatataattttttaaggaATAATAACAAactaattttataaattttcacACACAAAGTATATTCAACATAAAGTATATAACACAAAATCTTTAAATTTTCCGTCTTCAATCTTATTGGCTAAATCTTACTCTCTCTATATTTTTATCACGTACTTTTTAGTATGCCCAAGTACCTTTTCACCATGTCAATAACTAACAAGCTCAAAAAGAAATGCCTAACTGCTTGGGGGTGGCACTTTTTAGGCCTTCTAGGGGCTGATTCGAGCCCCGaattgaagggaaatctatgagattcatgtgggatttctaatgactagcatgcatatacaattcaaaatttatatacgaaagcaacggaagcatgttatcaaataatatcaaagctatagtcatgcaaatccccttcaaggttcataggtttatatatgatgcatcaaaacatttaagtaaagaacaaagtgtaggaatagatctatacctcttgatctagattttagaccaaggatggaccacctccaagccttttgttccttgaactccttgagcctagcctccctccttgcctcctccactttgttagtatgagtgctcctttggttctcctttagtctccaaagtagaagacctctaaagatccacatccactagtgtagtgagatggatggaggaatgaccaaaagggtgaaaagatgattagctaaaattacccttaaggtggccggcctttggtgttgaagagagagtaattttctttttctctttagttgttttgaacacacaaaaaccctctttcaaattatctctataaagttccttatatagacaaaaagaaacctagtcaacaacttgactttcactctctccctttccctttaagtggccggcctttagtgtttggtttgggctttgggcttttattatttcaatcatcctatgcttgaataaaagcccaatgggcccaattaaacccgaacgtttctttaagcccaaaacgatcttatatcgcttttatgatttcattagactttctaattaatcacaacacttaattaatccaattaattattcccatcatccattagtggtatcactacaagagtgtatcggtgtacaatcattttaggttctaattagcaaggcagtgaggtgattggcaccaatccaattgattatatttaatccaatcacttagtgaattaaaacttacttttaattcaccttcttctttgactactacatttaatcatctagaagaactcacaagtcatgagtgacatctaaccatatatcatggctacccaagctaatgtagaatttgttcggagaacctattcagttggaattacaatgtaattcgatccttctctaaaacaatactctcaatcacatcattaggtatggatatattatgtcaaacccctaatgtgattactccttcttatatgattcaattgagtcgtataggaacgctttcctttattacgctcgatacttcggccgaagattccagaatcatatcttagagtattcttcctctcttaacgaagattagagattccttgttgcgcattcacttgccttcatgactaagtggcgtaaccccaactatgccgtggacacccgcgaatggggtgactttgacataatcaaagatcaagtacttaaccacaagacaacgacgatgcctcaggtcaaaggactacttacattattccaaccataagagttacttgcttgacatgtgagtagacctccatgcaagtactctcgttcgattgtgttcagtgaactcattcccttaatgagcacctacatacttgtcttagtgtcattacacgaatgggatgagactttccatccttccaattgaagcggacatagtatgtaccggtctatgcattgtcagtttccctccgacaatcctatgaccaggaaccttttggacatgatgattatgtgaagaaggtctatgtagtctaacatcattagattacttcttcaatcgatccattgtccatggattcactatttaggacatatatcgttcattgagatagtcctaattagtatctttgccatttgatgtataagagtcatctatacatccattcatttgtcctgaaaggtttcttccaaagattgactttcaggacATATTTCCAACACGAATACGCCCATTTGTAAAAGCTCTTTGGTTGGAGATTATTTTGTTCAATTTCAAGGTTAATATTGACCAAATTCCCTTTGATCGGAGATGGTCTAATTAACATCCCAAACCTTGAtatatgaatgtttgttttttgcaatttttggcgtacatgatctcgaagcatatacaaacaactttgacggttagatcgttcaaactagtttcgtacaatgcgtatcacatcaaaacattagattcactaacacttggagtttatttatattgtcattaagtataacataagatattgtggtatccacttgtgtcaatattttaaattgatgatcaaattagtttattgtattcatataggattaaggagtgtagctgtaaaaaatcatcaaaatcggagttaaattaaccattaaatcgtactttttcgtttataatcgtcgaaaatttttgtcccgttacttgatctctgtatgttttttttttgcgatttttggcgtacatgatctcgaagcatatacaaacaactttgacggttagatcgttcaaactagtttcgtacaattcgtatcacatcaaaacattagattcactaacatttgaagtttatttatattgtcattaagtataacataagataatgtggtatccacttgtgtcaatattttaaattgacgattgaattagtttattgtattcatataggattaaggagtgtagctataaaaaaatcatcaaaatcggagttaaaataaccgttaaatcatgatttttcgtttataaccgtcgaaaaagttttgtcccgttacttgatctctgaatgtttgttttttgcgatttttggcgtatgcgatctcgaagtacatacaaacaagtttgacggttcgatcgttgatactagtttcgtagaatgcgtatcctatcaagttcaataatatatatatttattaagtaactttaaatttatttattttgttataacacttaaaaaattgaatgatatatatatttattaagtaactttaaatttattattgtagttcgCATTAGGTTATTTTCagaaatatatattattgtgttttacgtaaaaaaaatgaatttcaaACGAGTGAAATCACATTTTCTataataaatgtttttttaaaatataacttGCGCGACGCCTCCTACGTCacgcaaacatactttgcgcgacgcttCAACAAATGCGTCacgcaaagtatgtttgcgcgacgTCATAATCTataccttcgtcgcgcaaagtgttaaAATTTTGGCGGTACAATTGTAAATATTAGgcgctttttttttaaattttcccaaattattttttttattggacaAAACGTCGATCTCTTCCCTCTCGCCCATCTGCAAAcaaatctctctcttccctctcgatCACATCTTCTGGTTTCACATCGCACGGTTTCACATCTTCCGGTTTCACATCGCACGGCAGATAAAAGGTAAAGCCTTCCCCTCTGATCCCCGAATCTAGGGTTCTTCTAACCAGTCCAAAATTCACTCTCACTCCACAAAACCAAAAGCCTTCGAGCCCCCCACTTCCTCTTTAAACATAAAAATTGAAGCTTTATTTGCTTAATCTCAGTTTAGTTGGTAATTATTTGCTACATTTCGCTAATTGTATCTCGTTCTCTCTAATTTCTGTTGCTCAGCTCTTTTTCTTGTTTCAATATCAAATGCGCGTTCTGGTTCTTTGATTTTGGAGTGTATATGTTGATTATATGGATTTaggtttttgtttatatttttcacgatttggaataattttatttatattgaTGTATTTTGGTTGACTTTGTAGCTGCAATTGTTGTGCCCTGCTTGTTTGGTTGGCTGGAAAATGGTGTTTCTGGGTCTTTAGGTCCTGTTCTGGATGAAGGCAAGTTCCTAGTTATTATCTCCCCTGAGTACTCTACTAATCTTAATAATTCTACACGGAAATGCATGTCCCTTCATTACCTTATGTTGCTGTTGAAGACTGTTTATCTATTAGTTAGGCTATGAATAACCAAGTTGCATGCAGTAATCACCCTGTTTGTGTGATTAAGCTTTCCCTTAGTTCATTTTCCTGTTGAGAGCTTTACGGATCTTGCAATGTAACATTTCCCTCAAATTGCATGTTGATTTCTAATTTTCCATggaattttgggttttcttttttatgtttaattttctgtaattttatttggctCTGTTTGCGGTTGAGGGTAGTTGGAAGAAAATCATGTATTCTGCAATCCATTGCAAAATCTCAAGCACAGTTTCTGTTTTTTTAAACAATTATTCTCTGTAGTGTTTCGTGTGTGAGGACACATGCTTATTCTCAGTGGTATTCTAATTTGTTTAGTCGGCTATAGAATAAGTTCTTTTTTAATCAATTATCCTGAAATTAACTCTCCAACAAGTGATGTATGAAATGAATTGGTGTATTATTTTATATGGAATGACATGAAGACTGAATTGGAGTTATGTAATTTGTGATTTTTGTTGTTCGTCTTGCTgagatttttgttaattttgtaccaCTCTGTGTCGCAGCGGTATCACCATTGCCACCCAACAGACCCAATTGGCTGTAGTTCAATTACTGTTCTTGGAGGGAGGTAAAGCTATTATCATTTTGTACAAAgtgttggttttttttatttggctgatatattttgtgtttttttatcTGTTGGTTTAGCCTATGTCGAATTCCGCTATGTCTTAACGTTCACGTATGCCTTATATGTGGTGATTTTTTCAGTGTGACTGTCTATAACATTACATGGTGTTCACACGCCATCGTTTTGTTATTGGTATTGTGTATTCGTTGTTGGATTTCATTCCGCTTTGATAGTGTTTAATAGATAACACTAAAATTCTGCCAATTATGTTGGTTCACCATAAGTTCTATGCTTTACAATAAACTGAACACTTGCAGTAAAAATGTTGATTATCTTACATAATTGCAGTGGATTCATGGGTATGCATCGTGTGTGTTCAATACAGAgagtttgtttcttttttgtttttgtttgaggCACAAAAAAGGCAATCtgttttgcctttttttttcttttttcttttctctttcactTTTTATTGGTTCAAATAATAAAGTTACGATTGAAAATACCTTATTttgattattcttcatcaaactTAACCATGTCAACCCCTCTATTGCTTTTACAATATAAGGTACGTTAGTAGAAGGAGTTTTGCCCTCTTTTCTCATTTTTAAACACGTAAAAAGATAATGTCtgtgtgttttttctttttttcattagcTTTGCACTGAAtggtgttttttctttttttttcctttgttttgcacTGAAAGGAAAAGAGTGGCTCAGTGATTTGGTTAGCGTTTGAACGCTTATAGGGATCAAATATAGAGTCAAGGGATTTCAATGCAGTGTTTTGGTGAAGAGTTATTATGATTAACTTCCTTTCTACAATTTTTGTCTTCTATTATTTTCTATTATGTAATTAAAATATCATGTCATGCTGAAAAAATGATGTCACTGTTGATGACCCGTAGCATCGCGCGGGCATTACTGCTAGTGTGTTTTTGTACATTTGGTTTTCCTGTGTCTTTACTTCATGGCACAAGAATATATTCACTTTTATTAGTCCAAGTGGTGATTCGGTTCAAATGCAAGAAAGGATTAGTTtctaatgttatatttttatggtTCAAAAAGTGTATAGATGTCGCAGTTGATCACTCGTCGTCGGAGTGTGACCAATGCGTCTTCCGCATTATCAGCATCTACTGCTCCACCCGTGAGTGCTCCATTGATTCAAGAGCCTACACCCCTTGCTGAGGCTACTTCTACGGCGTCTCAGGTACCCGTCTCATCGACATCATCAGTGTCGGTTCAACCGCTCAGTGCACGACGGCCTCACCGGCGCCGCCGCGAGCCGGAGCCTTCTGATCACACTTCCTCGGCATCCAGAGTCGAGGGTGAGGCCTCTCGGCCAGGTACATTTTTTTCTAATTCTCACTacgttgtattttttttttcattttataactattatttttatgatgGTAAAAATATGCTGGATTGTGAAAATGTGTTGCAAGTTGTGAATTActgttattttattgttttaaggTTTTGGGAAATGCTATACTATTATGGGAGGTTGTGTCGAAATTTTTGTACAAATTTAAGCTTAGGGTTTTCACCATTTAAGTATTTTTGGCCAGCTAAAAAAAACACCAGGGGGCCTAGTCGAATGCTGAAGCACAAACAGATCGTACGTCAGACCGGCTCCAAGATCAAGATTGTGTATGACCCGCGACATCGTGGAGCGTCTACCTCACAGCAGCATAGCTTCATCGTTAGTAGCTGTGGTGTTGTTATTCGAGACAATTGTCCTTTTCAGTGGCAGTCTTGGGCAGAAATTCCCGAGGACAAGAAGGAACTGGTGCGACACGAGTTGTCggttagtatattaatttttagcctttatcatttttttaattttgtttacatatattaaaaaccaaaatatattatctttaatattattaaatttcttactattattttattatttttcatattcGTAGTTCATTTATGATCTTGATGACGCATCCCCCGAGGTCATGGCCTACTTAGAGGGGATCTTAGCAAGCCGGTAAAAAAGTTGGAAGAATAATTTTCACAATCATTTTTAGAAATGGGATAATCTAGAGATTGCTCGCTTACATGTTCCAAGCGAATTGAATGACCGGCCAAAGGATTGGGAGTGGCTCTGCAAGCATTTTACGGACCCAAACTTTGTGGTATGtgcataatattttaataataatttattattgttttagttattttttaaagctttttttattaatttatttcaaaTAGTCGTACTAACATGTATATTGTGTGTTTAACAGAAGAAATATGTTGTTGGCCAGATAGCTCGGGAGTCAAAGACACTTCTCCACCATTCTGGTTCGAAGCCCTTTTCGTATAGGCTTGAGGAACGACGTCAGGTAATACTATATTAACTTtgaaattttatacaatttatttattattattaataaaattttcttaatgttttttttcttca
This is a stretch of genomic DNA from Malus domestica chromosome 02, GDT2T_hap1. It encodes these proteins:
- the LOC114821048 gene encoding uncharacterized protein; translated protein: MSQLITRRRSVTNASSALSASTAPPVSAPLIQEPTPLAEATSTASQVPVSSTSSVSVQPLSARRPHRRRREPEPSDHTSSASRVEGEASRPAKKNTRGPSRMLKHKQIVRQTGSKIKIVYDPRHRGASTSQQHSFIVSSCGVVIRDNCPFQWQSWAEIPEDKKELVRHELSFIYDLDDASPEVMAYLEGILASR